In a genomic window of Paramicrobacterium chengjingii:
- the hpaD gene encoding 3,4-dihydroxyphenylacetate 2,3-dioxygenase — MLETIPHPSAPAPDILRCAYMEIVVTDLKRSRDFYVDVLGLTVTEEDDTTIYLRSLEEFIHHNLVLRTGPVAAVAAFSYRVRSPEDVDRAEAYYREMGCRTERRRDGFVTGIGDSVRVEDPLGFPYEFFYEADHVERLAWRYDLYTPGALVRLDHFNQVTHNVPRGVKYMEELGFRVTEDIQDDDGVVYAAWVRRKSTVHDTALTGGDGPRMHHVAFATHEKHNILSICDKLGALRMSDHIERGPGRHGVSNAFYLYLRDPDGHRIEIYTQDYYTGDPDNPRVTWDVHDNQRRDWWGNPVVPSWYTDASTVLDLDGNPQPLVVRDEPSEMAVTVGADGFSYTRKGDEEKGFKLGNTL, encoded by the coding sequence ATGCTCGAAACAATCCCACACCCCTCGGCCCCGGCGCCCGACATCCTGCGCTGCGCGTACATGGAGATTGTCGTCACGGATCTCAAGCGTTCACGGGACTTCTACGTCGATGTACTCGGACTCACGGTCACCGAAGAAGATGACACCACCATCTACCTGCGTTCACTCGAGGAGTTCATTCACCACAACCTGGTGCTTCGCACGGGCCCCGTCGCCGCGGTAGCCGCATTCTCATACCGTGTGCGCAGCCCCGAAGACGTTGACCGCGCCGAGGCCTACTACCGAGAGATGGGATGCCGCACGGAGCGCCGTCGGGACGGATTCGTGACGGGAATCGGCGATTCCGTGCGAGTGGAAGACCCGCTCGGTTTTCCGTACGAGTTCTTTTACGAGGCCGATCACGTCGAGCGCCTCGCGTGGAGGTACGATCTGTACACACCGGGCGCACTCGTACGTCTCGACCATTTCAATCAGGTGACGCACAATGTGCCGCGCGGCGTGAAGTACATGGAAGAGCTCGGCTTCCGCGTCACCGAAGACATTCAAGATGACGACGGCGTCGTGTACGCTGCGTGGGTGCGCCGCAAGTCGACCGTGCACGACACTGCTCTCACGGGAGGCGACGGCCCCCGCATGCACCATGTCGCGTTTGCAACGCATGAGAAGCACAACATTCTTTCCATCTGCGACAAGCTCGGCGCTCTGCGGATGTCGGACCACATTGAGCGCGGCCCGGGCCGCCACGGCGTCTCGAATGCGTTCTACCTCTACCTGCGCGACCCTGATGGTCACCGCATCGAGATTTACACGCAGGATTACTACACGGGCGACCCAGACAACCCCCGCGTCACCTGGGACGTCCATGACAATCAGCGTCGCGACTGGTGGGGCAACCCCGTGGTGCCGAGCTGGTACACGGATGCCTCGACGGTGCTCGACCTCGACGGCAACCCGCAACCGCTGGTCGTGCGCGATGAGCCAAGCGAAATGGCTGTAACGGTCGGCGCCGACGGCTTCTCCTATACCCGCAAGGGCGATGAAGAGAAGGGCTTCAAGCTCGGCAATACGCTCTGA
- a CDS encoding GntR family transcriptional regulator: MALKALNPDAERTPSKSERAYRWIRSRIEDGRYVPGYRLVLGQIAGELDISVVPVREAIRRLEAEGLVTFERNVGAQVAMIDVTEYVHTMESLAIVEGAATRLTAHLMTPERLAQARTINDDMVASLEDFNPHRFTELNKEFHEILYDGCPNPHILDLVHRGWNRMRALRDSTFSFVPGRARESVAEHESILALIESRAEPLDIELAARNHRLATLEAFQSYQRAHTSKHLS; encoded by the coding sequence ATGGCTCTCAAGGCGCTGAACCCCGATGCCGAGCGCACCCCGAGTAAGTCGGAGCGCGCTTATCGGTGGATCCGCTCTCGCATAGAAGACGGCCGTTACGTTCCCGGCTACCGCCTCGTGCTCGGGCAGATCGCCGGCGAGCTCGACATCAGCGTCGTTCCGGTGCGCGAGGCGATCCGACGGCTCGAGGCCGAAGGGCTCGTCACCTTTGAGCGAAATGTCGGTGCTCAGGTAGCCATGATTGACGTGACGGAATACGTGCACACGATGGAGTCTCTCGCGATCGTCGAGGGCGCGGCGACCCGGCTGACGGCTCACCTCATGACACCAGAGCGACTAGCCCAAGCACGCACGATCAACGACGACATGGTGGCAAGTCTCGAAGACTTCAACCCGCACCGTTTTACAGAGCTCAACAAGGAGTTCCACGAGATTCTGTACGACGGCTGCCCCAACCCGCACATTCTCGACCTCGTGCACCGCGGCTGGAATCGCATGCGTGCGCTGCGCGACTCCACATTCAGCTTCGTGCCCGGTCGCGCACGCGAATCCGTTGCCGAGCACGAGAGCATTCTCGCGCTCATCGAATCACGAGCCGAGCCCCTCGACATCGAGTTGGCAGCCCGAAATCACCGTCTGGCGACGCTCGAAGCGTTCCAGTCCTACCAACGGGCGCACACGTCCAAACATTTGTCTTAA
- the hpaE gene encoding 5-carboxymethyl-2-hydroxymuconate semialdehyde dehydrogenase, with amino-acid sequence MGHHVPDNLPTSIKHYIGGAFVDSVSGDTFDVLNPVTNENYVAAASGDKDDIDRAVAAAKDAFDNGPWPRMLPRARARVLNKIADAVEAQDARLAELESFDSGLPITQALGQAQRAAENFRFFADLIVAQADDAYKVPGRQINYVNRKPKGVAGLITPWNTPFMLESWKLAPALASGCTVVLKPAEFTPLSASLWAGIFEEAGLPTGVFNLVNGFGESAGDALVKHPDVPLISFTGESKTGEIIFGNCAPNLKGMSMELGGKSPAIVFADADLDAAIDSTLFGVFSLNGERCTAGSRILVERSIYDDFCERYAARAKNIVVGDPHDPKTEVGALVHPEHYDKVMSYVEIGKTEGRLLAGGGRPEGIDHGNYVAPTVFADVMPGARIFQEEIFGPVVAITPFDSDEEALELANAVRYGLAAYVWTQNLTRAHTFSQSVNAGMVWLNSHNVRDLRTPFGGVKASGLGHEGGYRSIDFYTDQQAVHISLGEVHTARFGASGDAR; translated from the coding sequence ATGGGTCATCACGTTCCCGACAACCTGCCAACAAGCATCAAGCACTACATCGGAGGAGCCTTCGTCGACAGCGTCTCCGGCGACACCTTCGACGTTCTGAACCCGGTGACGAACGAGAACTACGTCGCTGCGGCATCCGGCGATAAAGACGACATCGATCGCGCCGTCGCCGCCGCGAAAGATGCATTCGATAACGGTCCGTGGCCGCGCATGCTCCCCCGAGCGCGTGCGCGCGTTTTGAACAAGATCGCGGATGCCGTCGAGGCGCAGGACGCGCGGCTCGCCGAACTCGAGAGCTTCGACTCCGGGCTTCCCATCACGCAGGCCCTCGGACAGGCGCAGCGCGCAGCCGAGAACTTCCGGTTCTTCGCCGACCTGATCGTGGCGCAGGCCGATGACGCCTACAAGGTGCCGGGCCGCCAGATCAACTACGTCAACCGCAAGCCCAAGGGTGTCGCCGGTCTCATCACTCCCTGGAACACGCCGTTCATGCTCGAGAGCTGGAAACTCGCCCCTGCTCTCGCCTCTGGCTGCACCGTTGTGCTGAAGCCGGCCGAGTTTACTCCGCTCTCCGCGAGCCTGTGGGCTGGCATCTTCGAAGAGGCAGGTCTTCCCACCGGCGTGTTCAACCTGGTCAACGGATTCGGTGAGAGCGCTGGAGACGCGCTGGTGAAGCATCCTGATGTTCCACTCATCTCGTTCACGGGCGAAAGCAAAACCGGCGAGATCATCTTTGGCAACTGCGCACCCAACCTCAAGGGAATGTCGATGGAGCTCGGCGGCAAATCGCCGGCCATCGTGTTCGCCGATGCTGACCTGGATGCCGCAATCGATTCGACGCTCTTCGGCGTGTTCTCACTGAACGGCGAACGCTGCACGGCGGGCAGCCGCATTCTCGTCGAACGTTCGATCTATGACGATTTCTGCGAGCGCTATGCGGCCCGCGCGAAGAACATCGTCGTCGGCGATCCCCATGACCCGAAAACCGAGGTTGGGGCGCTCGTGCACCCCGAGCATTACGACAAGGTGATGAGCTACGTCGAGATCGGAAAGACCGAAGGTCGTCTGCTCGCGGGCGGAGGCCGTCCCGAGGGAATCGACCACGGAAACTATGTGGCACCCACTGTGTTTGCCGATGTGATGCCTGGCGCCCGCATCTTTCAGGAAGAGATCTTTGGTCCGGTCGTTGCGATCACCCCGTTCGACTCCGACGAGGAGGCTCTCGAACTCGCGAACGCTGTGCGCTACGGTCTCGCCGCGTACGTGTGGACGCAGAATCTCACGCGCGCCCACACCTTCTCACAGTCTGTTAACGCAGGAATGGTGTGGCTCAACTCGCACAACGTCCGGGACCTGCGCACCCCGTTCGGTGGCGTGAAGGCATCGGGTCTCGGGCACGAGGGCGGCTACCGTTCTATCGACTTCTACACGGACCAGCAGGCAGTGCACATCTCTCTTGGCGAGGTTCACACTGCTCGCTTCGGCGCGTCTGGCGACGCCCGCTGA